The following is a genomic window from Rhodothermus profundi.
ACGCCAGCCACCAAGGCCACAGAAGGTCATGATGAGGACATCAGCCGGGAAGAAATTCTGGCGCGCGGCCTGCTGGATGCCGATACCTTTGACCGCATCGAAGCAATGGCCCTGGCGCTCTACCGACGCGGCGCAGAGATGGCTGCCCAACGGGGACTAATCCTGGTGGACACAAAGTATGAGTTCGGAATCGATGAAGAAGGAACGATTCGATTAATTGACGAAGTCCATACCCCGGACTCTTCCCGTTACTTCTATGCCGATGAGTACGAGGAGCGGCTGCGCAAAGGGCTGCCGCAGCGCCAGCTCTCCAAAGAGTTTGTGCGGGAATGGCTGATGGCCCGTGGATTCATGGGACAGCCCGGTCAGCAGCTCCCTGACCTTCCAGACGAGGTGCGCGTAGAAATTGCCCGGCGGTACATTGAGGTCTATGAGCAACTGACCGGTGAACCGTTTCAGCCTGATACCCATCCCGATCCAGAGCAGCGAATCCGGGAAAATCTGGCAACG
Proteins encoded in this region:
- a CDS encoding phosphoribosylaminoimidazolesuccinocarboxamide synthase — its product is MITETLLQAQLERTLRETNLRELGPPYRGKVRDVYTVDEHLVIVTTDRISAFDHILRQTIPFKGQVLNQLAAYFFRHTADLVPNHVEAVPDPNVTVARRCRPIPIEFVVRGYLAGHAWRVYQSGQRELCGKRLPEGLVQNARLPEPILTPATKATEGHDEDISREEILARGLLDADTFDRIEAMALALYRRGAEMAAQRGLILVDTKYEFGIDEEGTIRLIDEVHTPDSSRYFYADEYEERLRKGLPQRQLSKEFVREWLMARGFMGQPGQQLPDLPDEVRVEIARRYIEVYEQLTGEPFQPDTHPDPEQRIRENLATLPLLQPQLSR